Proteins from a single region of Salipiger sp. H15:
- the mce gene encoding methylmalonyl-CoA epimerase, protein MIGRLNHVAIAVPDLEAASAMYRDTLGATVGAPQDEPDHGVTVVFIELPNTKIELLYPLGDESPINGFLEKNPSGGIHHVCYEVEDILAARDHLKAQGARVLGSGEPKIGAHGKPVLFLHPKDFQGTLVELEQV, encoded by the coding sequence ATGATCGGTCGTCTCAACCATGTCGCCATTGCCGTGCCCGATCTCGAGGCGGCCTCGGCGATGTACCGTGACACGCTGGGCGCCACAGTCGGCGCGCCGCAGGACGAGCCGGATCACGGCGTGACGGTGGTGTTCATCGAGCTGCCGAACACCAAGATCGAGCTGCTCTACCCGCTGGGCGACGAGTCCCCGATCAACGGCTTCCTGGAAAAGAACCCCTCGGGCGGCATTCACCACGTCTGCTACGAGGTCGAGGACATCCTCGCCGCGCGCGATCACCTGAAGGCGCAGGGCGCACGGGTGCTGGGCAGCGGCGAGCCGAAGATCGGCGCGCATGGCAAGCCGGTGCTGTTCCTGCATCCGAAGGATTTCCAGGGCACGCTCGTCGAGCTCGAGCAGGTCTGA
- a CDS encoding response regulator, which produces MTESDRNTPFPPRPTATRPLLGMTVLAVEDSRYACDALRLMALRSGARIRRADCLEAARRHLSLYRPTVAVVDLGLPDGSGAQLITELASQSPRLSVVLGTSGDPFAENLMRAAGADGFLEKPLSSLLDFQNAILAALPASRRPCGIRLVPDDPICPDPLAYRDDIAHAAALLREEPEPELTDYLAQFLGGLARSAGDSALETAALRLAAARADPGPASAALAQLSALLQQRLATRVAI; this is translated from the coding sequence ATGACCGAAAGCGACCGCAACACGCCCTTTCCGCCGCGCCCCACCGCCACGCGGCCCCTGCTCGGCATGACCGTGCTGGCGGTCGAGGACAGCCGCTATGCCTGCGACGCGCTGCGCCTGATGGCGCTGCGCAGCGGCGCGCGCATCCGGCGGGCCGACTGTCTCGAGGCGGCGCGGCGGCACCTGTCGCTCTACCGGCCGACGGTGGCGGTGGTCGACCTCGGCCTGCCCGACGGCTCCGGGGCCCAGCTGATCACCGAGCTGGCGTCGCAGAGCCCGCGCCTGTCGGTGGTGCTGGGGACCAGCGGCGATCCCTTTGCCGAGAACCTGATGCGCGCCGCCGGAGCCGACGGCTTTCTCGAGAAGCCGCTGAGCAGCCTGCTCGATTTCCAGAATGCGATCCTTGCCGCCCTGCCCGCCAGCCGCAGGCCCTGCGGCATCCGGCTTGTCCCCGACGATCCGATCTGCCCCGACCCGCTGGCCTATCGCGACGACATCGCCCATGCCGCCGCGCTGCTGCGCGAAGAGCCCGAGCCGGAGCTCACGGATTACCTCGCGCAGTTCCTCGGCGGGCTCGCGCGCAGCGCCGGGGACTCGGCGCTCGAGACGGCGGCGCTGCGCCTCGCCGCGGCGCGGGCCGACCCCGGCCCCGCCTCCGCCGCGCTGGCGCAGCTTTCCGCCCTGCTGCAGCAGCGGCTCGCCACCCGCGTCGCCATCTGA
- a CDS encoding hemerythrin domain-containing protein gives MTSIYDAIRKDHDTHRKLLDRIDQTQGDSPERREAWTAFYRDIKSHSAAEEEEFYAELMKHTWGQDAARHSVHEHAEMDEILEELNEMDMSSPGWLTRFRTLKHDYEHHMDEEEDEVFTRARKVVGEEDNDAYGKRFLARKKKEMGLIEEKKEDHLED, from the coding sequence ATGACCTCGATCTACGACGCCATCAGGAAGGACCACGACACCCATCGCAAGCTGCTGGACCGCATCGACCAGACCCAGGGCGACAGCCCCGAGCGGCGCGAGGCCTGGACGGCCTTCTACCGGGACATCAAGTCCCACTCCGCCGCCGAGGAGGAGGAGTTCTACGCCGAGCTTATGAAGCACACCTGGGGCCAGGACGCCGCCCGCCACTCGGTGCACGAACACGCCGAGATGGACGAGATCCTCGAGGAGCTGAACGAGATGGACATGTCCTCTCCAGGCTGGCTGACCCGTTTCCGCACGCTCAAGCACGATTACGAGCACCATATGGACGAGGAGGAGGACGAGGTCTTCACCCGCGCCCGCAAGGTGGTCGGCGAGGAGGACAACGACGCCTACGGCAAGCGCTTCCTCGCGCGCAAGAAGAAGGAAATGGGCCTGATCGAGGAAAAGAAGGAAGACCACCTCGAGGACTGA
- a CDS encoding MT-A70 family methyltransferase: protein MTQSAAQHLSEFLGEDRFATVMADPPWRFANRTGKVAPEHKRLARYPTMTLDEICALPVAGHLQDAAHCYLWVPNALLPEGLQVLRSWGFEYRSNIVWHKIRKDGGSDGRGVGFYFRNVTELLLFGTRGTGVPAALADPHRVNLMQTRKREHSRKPDEQYELIESCSKGSYLEMFGRGVREGWTVWGNQADADYKPTWKTYSYNSSVAAE from the coding sequence ATGACACAAAGCGCTGCGCAACATCTGTCCGAGTTTCTGGGTGAAGACCGGTTCGCCACCGTGATGGCGGACCCGCCGTGGCGGTTTGCCAACCGTACCGGCAAGGTTGCGCCCGAGCACAAGCGCCTTGCGCGCTACCCCACGATGACGCTGGACGAGATCTGCGCGCTGCCGGTGGCCGGCCACCTGCAGGACGCGGCGCATTGCTACCTCTGGGTGCCGAACGCGCTGCTGCCCGAGGGGCTGCAGGTGCTGCGCTCCTGGGGGTTCGAGTACCGCTCGAACATCGTCTGGCACAAGATCCGCAAGGATGGCGGCTCGGACGGGCGCGGCGTGGGATTCTACTTCCGCAACGTGACCGAACTGCTGCTCTTCGGCACCCGCGGCACCGGCGTTCCCGCCGCGCTGGCGGACCCTCATCGCGTCAACCTCATGCAGACCCGCAAGCGCGAGCATTCGCGCAAGCCGGACGAGCAGTACGAGCTGATCGAGAGCTGCTCGAAGGGCTCCTACCTCGAGATGTTCGGCCGCGGCGTGCGCGAGGGCTGGACGGTCTGGGGCAACCAGGCCGACGCCGACTACAAGCCCACCTGGAAGACCTACAGCTACAATTCGAGCGTCGCGGCGGAGTGA
- a CDS encoding BglII/BstYI family type II restriction endonuclease: MLETLRSRGFDVEVRNHAAAILSVDFPDETAELVETLSEFTIELSELIAGGGGESGQTQRLRRALSARGWEKHNFLVQTIVDGVEREAISHEIDHVRRAGAGRLALEIEWNNKDPFFDRDLENFQRLHAQSAISLGIVVTRGSSLQDRMLPRIRGWLEANGLQSEEDLQRLGIGDRTSKQRTAVEAQVAKGMTFPEAFARKFVADKFGTATTHWSKLDERVRRGVGNPCPLVLIGLPDAILQG; the protein is encoded by the coding sequence ATGCTCGAGACGCTCAGATCCCGCGGCTTCGATGTCGAAGTGCGCAACCATGCCGCGGCGATCCTGAGCGTCGACTTCCCCGACGAGACGGCGGAGCTGGTCGAGACGCTCTCGGAGTTCACCATCGAACTGTCGGAGCTGATCGCCGGCGGCGGCGGCGAGTCGGGGCAGACCCAGCGGCTGCGGCGCGCGCTCAGCGCCCGCGGTTGGGAAAAGCACAACTTCCTTGTCCAGACCATCGTCGACGGCGTCGAGCGCGAGGCGATCTCGCACGAGATCGACCACGTGCGCCGCGCCGGGGCGGGGCGGCTGGCGCTCGAGATCGAGTGGAACAACAAGGATCCGTTCTTCGACCGCGATCTCGAGAATTTCCAGCGCCTGCACGCGCAGTCGGCGATCTCGCTCGGCATCGTGGTGACCCGCGGCTCCTCGCTGCAGGACCGCATGCTGCCGCGCATCCGCGGCTGGCTCGAGGCGAACGGGCTGCAGTCCGAGGAAGACCTGCAACGGCTCGGCATCGGCGACCGCACCTCGAAGCAGCGCACCGCGGTCGAGGCGCAGGTGGCCAAGGGCATGACCTTCCCCGAGGCCTTCGCGCGCAAGTTCGTCGCCGACAAGTTCGGCACGGCGACCACGCATTGGTCGAAGCTCGACGAGCGGGTGCGCCGCGGCGTCGGCAACCCGTGTCCGCTGGTGTTGATCGGCCTTCCGGACGCGATCCTGCAGGGCTGA
- the aspS gene encoding aspartate--tRNA ligase has protein sequence MHAYRSHTCADLTKANVGETVRLSGWVNRIRDHGGILFIDLRDHYGITQVLCDPDSPAFAAVEKVRSEWCIRIDGEVKARDPELVNAKLPTGEIEVFVRDIEVLGAANELPLMVFGEQDYPEETRLRYRYLDLRREGMQRNMTLRSDVVASIRRRMWGNGFREFQTPIITASSPEGARDFLVPSRLHPGKFYALPQAPQQFKQLIMVSGYDKYFQIAPCFRDEDPRADRSPTDFYQLDMEMSFVTQQDVFDTVSPVIAGIFEEFGGGRKVDAPGEWPQISYRDAAKWYGTDKPDLRNPIKMQDCSEHFRGSGFAIFAKLLEQEGTEVRAIPAPTGGSRKFCDRMNAFAQKEGLPGMGYIFWRETDGAMEAAGPLAKNIGPERTEAIRQQLGLGVGDAAFFLGGKPSSFERVAGKARDVIGAELGLTETDRFAFAWIVDFPIYEKDAETGEIDFEHNPFSMPQGGMDALMGDPMDVRGFQYDLACNGYELVSGAIRNHKPEIMIKAFEIAGYGEEEVKNRFGALYQAFHYGAPPHGGCAAGIDRIVMLLADEQNIREVIMFPMNQRAEDLMMRAPSEPSPDQLMELSLRVIPQE, from the coding sequence ATGCATGCCTATCGCAGCCATACCTGCGCAGATCTGACCAAGGCCAATGTGGGCGAGACCGTGCGTCTCTCCGGCTGGGTGAACCGTATCCGCGACCACGGCGGCATTCTCTTTATCGACCTGCGCGACCATTACGGCATCACGCAGGTCCTGTGCGACCCCGACAGCCCCGCTTTCGCGGCGGTCGAGAAGGTGCGCTCCGAATGGTGCATCCGCATCGACGGCGAGGTGAAGGCGCGCGATCCCGAGCTGGTGAACGCCAAGCTCCCGACCGGCGAGATCGAGGTGTTCGTCCGCGACATCGAGGTGCTGGGTGCTGCCAACGAGTTGCCGCTGATGGTCTTCGGCGAGCAGGACTACCCGGAAGAGACGCGCCTGCGCTATCGCTACCTCGACCTGCGCCGCGAGGGCATGCAGCGCAACATGACGCTGCGCTCGGACGTGGTCGCCTCGATCCGCCGCCGCATGTGGGGCAACGGCTTCCGCGAGTTCCAGACGCCGATCATCACCGCCTCCTCGCCGGAAGGCGCGCGCGACTTCCTCGTGCCGTCGCGACTGCACCCGGGCAAGTTCTACGCGCTGCCGCAGGCGCCGCAGCAGTTCAAGCAGCTGATCATGGTGTCGGGCTACGACAAGTACTTCCAGATCGCGCCCTGCTTCCGCGACGAGGACCCGCGCGCCGACCGCTCGCCCACCGACTTCTACCAGCTCGACATGGAGATGAGCTTCGTCACCCAGCAGGACGTGTTCGACACGGTCTCGCCGGTGATCGCGGGCATCTTCGAAGAGTTCGGCGGCGGCCGTAAGGTCGACGCGCCCGGCGAGTGGCCGCAGATCTCCTACCGCGACGCGGCCAAGTGGTACGGCACCGACAAGCCCGACCTGCGCAACCCGATCAAGATGCAGGACTGCTCCGAGCACTTCCGCGGCTCGGGCTTCGCGATCTTCGCCAAGCTGCTCGAGCAGGAGGGCACTGAGGTGCGCGCCATCCCCGCGCCGACTGGCGGCTCGCGCAAGTTCTGCGACCGGATGAACGCCTTCGCCCAGAAAGAGGGCCTGCCGGGCATGGGCTACATCTTCTGGCGCGAGACCGACGGCGCGATGGAAGCTGCCGGCCCGCTCGCCAAGAACATTGGCCCGGAGCGCACCGAGGCGATCCGCCAGCAGCTCGGCCTCGGCGTCGGCGACGCGGCCTTCTTCCTTGGCGGCAAGCCCTCGAGCTTCGAGCGCGTGGCGGGCAAGGCGCGCGACGTGATCGGCGCCGAGCTGGGCCTCACCGAGACCGACCGCTTCGCCTTTGCCTGGATCGTCGACTTCCCGATCTACGAGAAGGATGCCGAGACCGGCGAGATCGATTTCGAGCACAACCCGTTCTCGATGCCGCAGGGTGGCATGGACGCGCTGATGGGCGATCCGATGGACGTGCGCGGCTTCCAGTACGACCTCGCCTGCAACGGCTACGAGCTGGTCTCGGGCGCGATCCGGAACCACAAGCCGGAGATCATGATCAAGGCCTTCGAGATCGCGGGCTACGGCGAAGAGGAAGTGAAGAACCGCTTCGGCGCGCTCTACCAGGCCTTCCACTACGGCGCCCCGCCGCACGGCGGCTGCGCGGCCGGCATCGACCGGATCGTGATGCTGCTGGCGGATGAGCAGAACATCCGCGAGGTCATCATGTTCCCGATGAACCAGCGCGCCGAGGACCTGATGATGCGCGCCCCGTCCGAGCCCAGCCCGGACCAGCTGATGGAACTGTCCCTGCGGGTCATTCCGCAGGAGTGA
- a CDS encoding cyclopropane-fatty-acyl-phospholipid synthase family protein: MWQSVLERILKRLIVEGRLRVTWPDGSSRDYGPGAGPKGEVSLTDDSIIRELCQNPVMALGEGYMDGRIDCPPHKLYELIALLVRNQQSGRMPSWFTAMDRMRVALRGIEQRNNPLRSQSNVKHHYDISDDLYRLFLDEDMQYSCAYFSDPGLSLEAAQKAKKDHIAHKLLLKPGMRVLDIGCGWGGMALTLARDYGAHVTGVTLSENQLATAKRRAEAAGLAGRTEFRLLDYRKIEDRFDRVVSVGMLEHVGYPHLREYFAKVHDVLDPDGVALIHTIGHTAPPAPTSPWIDRYIFPGGYIPSLSEVSSAVEKSGLWTADVEVLRGHYGPTLNHWRRRFEAALPKVRALGYDERFIRMWRLYLVVCEAAFEETRQGVFHMQLSHKQYAVPTTRDYLYGHHEQEMLHAAQ, translated from the coding sequence ATGTGGCAATCCGTCCTCGAACGCATTCTCAAAAGGCTCATTGTCGAAGGCCGCTTGCGGGTCACCTGGCCCGACGGCAGCAGCCGCGACTACGGTCCCGGCGCCGGCCCGAAAGGCGAAGTTTCGCTCACCGACGACAGCATCATCCGCGAGCTCTGCCAAAACCCGGTCATGGCGCTTGGCGAAGGCTACATGGACGGCAGAATCGATTGCCCGCCGCACAAGCTCTACGAGCTGATCGCGCTGCTGGTGCGCAACCAGCAGTCGGGCCGGATGCCCAGCTGGTTCACCGCCATGGACCGGATGCGCGTGGCGCTGCGCGGCATCGAGCAGCGCAACAACCCGCTGCGCTCGCAATCGAACGTGAAGCACCATTACGACATCTCGGACGATCTCTACCGGCTCTTCCTCGACGAGGACATGCAGTATTCCTGCGCCTATTTCTCGGATCCCGGGCTCAGCCTCGAGGCGGCGCAGAAGGCCAAGAAGGACCACATCGCGCACAAGCTGCTGCTGAAGCCCGGCATGCGGGTGCTGGACATCGGCTGCGGCTGGGGCGGCATGGCGCTGACGCTGGCGCGCGACTATGGCGCGCATGTCACCGGGGTCACCCTCTCCGAGAACCAGCTGGCGACGGCGAAGCGCCGGGCCGAGGCGGCCGGGCTCGCAGGCCGCACCGAGTTCCGCCTGCTCGACTACCGCAAGATCGAGGACCGCTTCGACCGGGTGGTCTCTGTCGGGATGCTGGAACACGTCGGCTATCCGCACCTGCGCGAGTATTTCGCCAAGGTGCACGACGTGCTGGACCCGGACGGGGTCGCGCTCATCCACACCATCGGCCATACCGCGCCGCCCGCCCCCACCTCGCCGTGGATCGATCGGTACATCTTTCCCGGCGGCTACATCCCCAGCCTCTCGGAAGTCTCGTCGGCGGTCGAGAAATCCGGCCTCTGGACCGCCGATGTCGAGGTGCTGCGCGGCCATTACGGCCCGACGCTGAACCACTGGCGGCGGCGCTTCGAGGCGGCCTTGCCGAAGGTGCGCGCGCTTGGCTACGACGAGCGCTTCATCCGCATGTGGCGGCTCTACCTCGTGGTCTGCGAGGCGGCCTTCGAGGAAACCCGGCAGGGCGTCTTCCACATGCAGCTGTCGCACAAGCAATACGCCGTGCCGACGACCCGCGACTATCTCTACGGCCACCACGAGCAGGAAATGCTGCACGCCGCGCAGTGA